A genome region from Acinetobacter lwoffii includes the following:
- the coaBC gene encoding bifunctional phosphopantothenoylcysteine decarboxylase/phosphopantothenate--cysteine ligase CoaBC, whose amino-acid sequence MSFDLSVIPHKNIILAVTGGIAAYKSAILVRRLKDAGFDVRVVMTHGAQAFITPLTFQALSGNPVHTELLDTEAEAGMGHIELARWADLVLVAPASCDTLAKFAAGLADDLLSTLYLATKAPVWVAPAMNQQMWAAKATQRNLATLIEDGVHVIMPDAGSQACGDVGLGRMPEPEDLAHQVTEYFHKAQRAIAEKFGLLAGKQVTITAGPTREAIDPVRYISNHSTGKMGFALAAACYAAGANVTLIAGPVSLDTPNGVKRKNVSSAVQMLNESMQMLENGCDIFIATAAVADYRVAEVAEHKIKKAGDELNVALVKNPDIVATIAQQEKRPFMVGFAAETRNIEEYAAGKLVAKKLDMIACNDVSRTDIGFASDENAMTVFFAEHYQLDKRDLEKASKQEIAQQLIEAIHDALHRDPSSDDDF is encoded by the coding sequence GTGAGCTTTGATCTAAGTGTAATTCCTCATAAAAATATCATTTTGGCCGTCACTGGCGGTATTGCTGCCTATAAAAGTGCAATTCTGGTCCGCCGTCTAAAAGATGCCGGATTTGATGTGCGGGTCGTCATGACTCACGGTGCACAGGCTTTTATTACACCTTTAACTTTTCAAGCCTTATCGGGTAATCCCGTACATACCGAATTGCTAGATACTGAAGCAGAAGCCGGCATGGGTCATATTGAGCTGGCACGCTGGGCGGATCTGGTGCTGGTAGCACCGGCCAGCTGTGACACCTTGGCAAAGTTTGCCGCAGGTTTGGCTGATGATCTCTTAAGTACTCTCTATCTGGCAACAAAAGCGCCGGTCTGGGTGGCACCCGCCATGAACCAGCAAATGTGGGCGGCGAAAGCAACGCAGCGTAATCTTGCGACACTGATCGAAGATGGTGTGCATGTGATCATGCCGGACGCAGGATCACAGGCTTGTGGTGATGTAGGTTTGGGCCGGATGCCTGAGCCGGAAGATTTAGCGCATCAGGTAACCGAATATTTCCATAAAGCCCAACGTGCGATTGCGGAAAAATTTGGCCTGCTTGCTGGTAAACAAGTCACGATTACCGCAGGCCCGACCCGCGAAGCGATTGATCCAGTGCGTTATATTTCCAATCACAGTACCGGAAAAATGGGCTTTGCATTGGCTGCCGCCTGTTATGCAGCAGGGGCAAATGTCACCTTGATTGCAGGGCCGGTCAGTCTGGATACCCCAAATGGCGTAAAACGTAAGAATGTTTCTTCTGCCGTACAAATGCTGAATGAAAGCATGCAGATGCTGGAAAATGGTTGCGATATCTTTATTGCGACAGCTGCAGTAGCCGATTACCGTGTGGCAGAAGTAGCCGAGCATAAAATCAAGAAAGCTGGTGATGAACTGAATGTAGCCTTGGTGAAAAATCCGGATATTGTTGCCACCATTGCCCAGCAGGAAAAACGTCCATTTATGGTCGGCTTTGCTGCAGAAACCCGCAATATTGAAGAATATGCTGCTGGAAAGCTGGTCGCGAAAAAGCTGGATATGATTGCCTGCAATGACGTTTCACGTACGGATATCGGATTTGCTTCGGATGAAAATGCCATGACAGTATTCTTTGCCGAGCATTATCAGCTGGACAAACGTGATCTGGAAAAAGCCTCCAAGCAGGAAATTGCCCAGCAGTTGATCGAAGCCATTCATGATGCCTTACATCGTGATCCATCCAGTGATGATGATTTTTAA
- the radC gene encoding RadC family protein, with protein MQFSIKNWPEQERPRERLIQYGAESLSDAELLAIFLRSGSQQHSAVDLARLLIQHFGHLTTLLDAPLQEVSQFHGMGISKYTQLMAVKELGRRYIAEHLKQDALELTNSKRLRDYLRFELLGETQEVFAVLCLDASLRKIAFKKLFYGSINACDISINQLLRYAISQQATSIVIAHNHPLGRPSPSKADLALTRQIQQACQLVDIHLIDHCIIALEGSFSFAEQQLIKPEMQY; from the coding sequence ATGCAATTTTCTATTAAAAACTGGCCGGAACAAGAACGGCCGCGAGAACGCCTGATTCAATATGGCGCAGAAAGTTTATCCGATGCCGAGCTACTGGCCATTTTTCTACGCTCCGGTTCACAGCAGCATTCGGCAGTTGATCTGGCGCGCTTGCTGATTCAACATTTTGGTCATTTGACTACGTTGCTCGATGCACCTTTACAGGAAGTCAGCCAGTTTCATGGCATGGGCATCAGTAAATATACCCAACTGATGGCCGTCAAGGAACTCGGACGGCGTTACATTGCCGAGCACCTGAAACAGGATGCACTGGAACTCACCAATTCCAAACGGCTGAGAGATTACTTACGTTTTGAACTGCTCGGTGAAACTCAAGAAGTGTTTGCCGTGCTGTGTCTGGATGCCAGTCTAAGAAAAATTGCCTTTAAAAAACTGTTTTATGGCTCCATCAATGCATGTGATATTTCCATTAATCAATTGTTGCGTTATGCCATTAGCCAACAGGCTACTTCCATTGTGATTGCACATAATCATCCACTGGGCCGGCCCTCTCCATCCAAGGCTGACCTGGCATTGACCCGTCAGATTCAACAAGCCTGCCAGCTGGTAGATATCCATCTGATTGACCATTGCATCATCGCCTTGGAAGGCAGCTTTTCCTTTGCTGAGCAGCAACTCATCAAACCGGAAATGCAGTATTGA
- the dusA gene encoding tRNA dihydrouridine(20/20a) synthase DusA: MTDLTTIENKLQPRISIAPMMDWTTKDYRFFARLFNPNVIMYTEMVTTGAIIYGDAKRHLDFNAEEQPIVLQLGGSNPKDLAICTKMAQDWGYNEVNLNVGCPSDRVQNNKIGACLMAEPDLVAECIAEMRHAVDIPVTAKHRIGIDDMQSYEEMLHFVDTVAKTGCNNFIVHARIALLKGLSPKENRDVPPLRYEDVYRLKQDRPDLLIEINGGIKTYAETLEHLKHVDGVMIGREAYHNPYLLAELGQLWNLDAPDRFDIMQQMLPYIAQRMAEGAPLSIITRHILGLFQNLPGARKWRQALSGGNAKTLKDVETALFNIQEAMQRTEDYVREHQQVES, translated from the coding sequence ATGACTGATCTGACCACCATTGAAAATAAACTTCAACCACGAATCAGTATTGCGCCAATGATGGATTGGACCACCAAAGATTATCGTTTCTTTGCACGTCTGTTTAACCCGAATGTGATTATGTACACTGAAATGGTCACCACAGGTGCGATCATTTATGGTGATGCCAAACGTCATTTGGACTTTAATGCAGAAGAGCAGCCAATCGTTTTGCAACTCGGCGGCTCGAATCCAAAAGATCTGGCAATCTGTACCAAGATGGCGCAGGACTGGGGCTATAACGAAGTCAATTTAAATGTAGGTTGCCCAAGTGACCGGGTACAAAATAATAAAATTGGTGCCTGTCTGATGGCGGAGCCTGATCTAGTCGCAGAATGTATTGCTGAAATGCGTCATGCGGTGGATATTCCAGTGACCGCAAAACACCGGATCGGAATTGATGATATGCAATCTTATGAAGAGATGCTGCATTTTGTCGATACCGTGGCCAAAACCGGCTGCAATAATTTTATCGTGCATGCGCGGATTGCCTTATTAAAAGGTCTATCACCTAAAGAAAACCGCGACGTGCCACCCCTACGTTATGAAGATGTCTACCGTTTAAAACAGGATCGTCCTGATCTGCTCATCGAGATCAACGGCGGAATTAAAACCTATGCCGAAACGCTGGAACATCTCAAACATGTGGATGGGGTGATGATTGGCCGCGAAGCCTATCATAATCCTTACTTACTGGCTGAACTGGGCCAGTTATGGAATCTGGATGCACCAGACCGTTTTGACATTATGCAACAGATGCTGCCTTATATTGCCCAGCGCATGGCCGAAGGTGCACCTTTATCCATTATTACCCGTCATATTTTAGGACTGTTCCAGAATTTGCCGGGTGCACGTAAATGGCGTCAGGCTTTAAGCGGTGGTAATGCCAAAACCTTGAAAGATGTAGAGACTGCACTTTTTAATATTCAGGAAGCGATGCAGCGTACCGAAGATTATGTACGTGAACATCAACAAGTTGAATCCTAA